A genomic segment from uncultured Desulfuromonas sp. encodes:
- a CDS encoding ABC transporter ATP-binding protein, which yields MVIEARNIRFAYGRKPVLQGVDFNLEAGEVVSLLGPNGSGKSTLLKVLLGLLHGQGDVRLFGRPISDYRRQELAKKIAYVPQIHHMPFSYTVLDVVLMGRLAHGGVFSNYSTRDFHLAHQALEQVGLEALAGQSFSRISGGQQQLALIARALCQQAEILFMDEPVNGLDYGNQIKLLRFLRDFAKRGTTFLKTTHYPDHALACSDRVAMLDHGKILAFDQVDQVLTADNVQRLYGVEVEIARSRHGYRCCMPHI from the coding sequence ATGGTTATTGAAGCGCGAAATATCCGCTTTGCCTACGGTCGCAAGCCGGTGCTGCAGGGGGTTGATTTTAACCTCGAAGCCGGGGAGGTGGTCTCTTTGCTGGGCCCCAACGGTAGTGGCAAGAGTACCTTGCTGAAGGTTCTGCTCGGTTTGCTGCATGGCCAGGGAGACGTGAGGTTGTTCGGCAGGCCGATCAGTGATTATCGCCGTCAGGAGCTGGCGAAAAAGATCGCTTACGTGCCGCAGATTCACCACATGCCGTTTTCCTATACCGTGCTGGATGTGGTGCTGATGGGGCGACTAGCCCATGGCGGGGTGTTTTCCAATTACAGCACGCGGGATTTTCATCTGGCTCACCAGGCTTTGGAGCAGGTGGGGCTGGAGGCGTTAGCGGGACAGTCGTTCTCGCGCATCAGCGGCGGTCAGCAACAGTTGGCTTTGATCGCCCGGGCGCTGTGTCAGCAGGCGGAGATTCTGTTTATGGATGAGCCGGTCAATGGTCTTGATTACGGCAATCAGATCAAGTTGCTGCGCTTTTTACGCGATTTTGCTAAACGCGGCACCACGTTTTTGAAAACCACCCATTATCCAGATCATGCGCTGGCCTGTTCCGACCGGGTGGCCATGCTTGATCACGGCAAGATTCTCGCTTTTGATCAGGTTGATCAGGTGCTGACTGCCGACAATGTGCAGCGTCTTTATGGCGTCGAGGTGGAGATTGCTCGCAGCCGCCACGGGTATCGCTGCTGCATGCCGCACATTTAA
- a CDS encoding TonB family protein, which translates to MMNRAIKSSQWLLLSWLLAAKAILIAMVPLWSSKAVGLSAVKSTGLTTFLTLSAVVHVGLYSWLAVPVEVPLSVEAQPITLVSFAPSPVVAAPVATQPAVQPIVPVEPIKPSPVVAPPRPVELPKKVEPTVPVIKTTVEKPSEPETPPMPRQEEAVIEPEVTPQPVSEPPVTAVVANEAEQIQGPSMVSAVAAQVINPVPGMTAEGARMASELERYVMLVQQQVQAHLHYPLKARKWHIEGKGKFQFEIAADGSLSDNKVTVLVSCGRRMLDRAAIHTIRDASPFAAPPQGALTVTAPIIFELR; encoded by the coding sequence ATGATGAATCGCGCCATTAAATCTTCTCAGTGGCTGCTGCTGTCCTGGTTACTGGCCGCAAAAGCCATCTTGATCGCCATGGTGCCGCTGTGGTCGAGTAAAGCGGTTGGCTTGAGTGCGGTGAAGAGCACCGGATTAACCACGTTTCTGACGTTGTCGGCGGTGGTGCATGTCGGCCTGTACAGCTGGCTGGCAGTGCCGGTTGAGGTTCCGCTGTCGGTCGAGGCCCAGCCGATTACTCTGGTGAGTTTTGCTCCGTCTCCGGTCGTGGCTGCACCGGTGGCCACACAGCCTGCCGTACAACCAATTGTGCCTGTTGAGCCCATCAAGCCGTCGCCGGTTGTTGCGCCGCCAAGGCCGGTTGAGTTGCCGAAAAAGGTGGAGCCAACGGTTCCTGTGATCAAAACGACGGTCGAAAAGCCGAGTGAGCCTGAAACACCGCCCATGCCGCGTCAGGAAGAGGCTGTTATCGAGCCTGAGGTCACACCACAACCCGTGTCGGAGCCACCGGTTACCGCTGTCGTCGCCAATGAGGCCGAGCAGATCCAGGGGCCGTCAATGGTTTCAGCCGTCGCCGCTCAAGTGATCAATCCTGTACCGGGCATGACCGCAGAGGGCGCAAGGATGGCTTCTGAGCTGGAGCGCTACGTCATGCTGGTCCAACAGCAGGTGCAGGCGCATCTCCATTATCCGCTCAAGGCGCGCAAGTGGCACATCGAAGGCAAGGGCAAGTTCCAATTCGAGATCGCTGCCGATGGCTCTCTCAGCGATAACAAGGTCACGGTACTGGTCAGTTGCGGGCGACGCATGCTGGATCGGGCCGCGATCCATACCATTCGTGATGCCTCACCGTTTGCCGCGCCGCCGCAAGGTGCATTGACGGTCACGGCACCAATTATTTTTGAGTTACGCTGA
- a CDS encoding substrate-binding domain-containing protein, which translates to MTQQDDAIKCMVREYRQKQGWSQKELAELIGIKRQAVYDIETGRYLPNTGISLRLARLFGCRVEDLFIEEIPEQQQSVHLLNGDCAPDTRVALSRVRDRLVGLPLSGHDAMPFGLRSADGLLSQDGKHARIFSPAQTLDHNIILMGCDPAFEILSHHVNRLVRDAQVYCRFATSRRSLRGLGEGLAHIAGTHFHNQDHSESNVIAASQDLQQRRSKVIGFSLLEEGLMVAKGNPLGIRGVADLVQPMVRFVNRDCGAALRVLLDDHLQKAGIAGPMINGYLTEVNSHREGAYRIACNVADAALGLRAIAEAFDLGFVPLTAVRCDLLFPEDLIDHPTVKVVLDVLHSSALRKEIDALPGYEASATGKVIAEV; encoded by the coding sequence ATGACCCAACAGGATGACGCGATCAAATGTATGGTGCGTGAATACCGCCAGAAACAAGGCTGGTCGCAAAAGGAGTTGGCTGAGCTTATCGGTATCAAACGGCAGGCTGTTTACGATATTGAAACCGGACGCTATCTGCCCAATACCGGAATCTCTTTGCGTCTGGCGCGTCTGTTTGGCTGCCGTGTCGAGGATCTGTTTATTGAAGAGATTCCCGAACAACAGCAAAGCGTTCATCTGCTCAATGGGGACTGCGCTCCGGATACCCGTGTCGCGCTGAGCCGGGTACGCGACCGTCTGGTGGGGCTGCCGCTCAGTGGCCATGATGCCATGCCGTTCGGTTTGCGATCGGCGGATGGTCTGTTGTCGCAAGATGGCAAACATGCCCGGATTTTTTCCCCAGCACAGACGTTGGATCACAACATCATTCTTATGGGCTGTGACCCGGCGTTTGAAATCCTCAGCCACCATGTCAACCGCTTGGTGAGAGATGCCCAGGTTTACTGTCGTTTTGCCACCAGTCGCCGTTCTTTGCGTGGACTTGGTGAGGGATTAGCTCACATCGCCGGTACCCATTTTCATAATCAGGATCACTCTGAATCCAACGTGATTGCCGCCAGCCAGGATCTGCAGCAGCGTCGCAGCAAGGTGATCGGCTTCTCTCTGTTGGAAGAGGGCCTGATGGTCGCCAAAGGGAACCCTTTGGGCATTCGCGGCGTTGCTGATCTGGTCCAGCCGATGGTGCGCTTTGTCAACCGAGATTGTGGCGCGGCCCTGCGCGTGCTGCTCGATGATCATCTGCAGAAGGCCGGTATCGCCGGACCGATGATCAATGGTTACCTGACGGAAGTGAACTCCCATCGTGAAGGGGCCTATCGTATTGCCTGCAATGTGGCCGACGCCGCCTTGGGACTGCGTGCCATTGCCGAAGCCTTTGATTTGGGGTTTGTGCCGTTGACGGCGGTGCGTTGTGATCTGTTGTTTCCCGAAGACCTTATTGATCATCCCACGGTTAAAGTCGTTCTTGACGTGCTGCATTCTTCCGCTTTACGCAAAGAGATCGACGCGTTGCCGGGCTATGAAGCCTCGGCAACGGGAAAAGTGATCGCTGAAGTCTGA
- a CDS encoding peptidoglycan DD-metalloendopeptidase family protein: MEEQVHLIITGDNRDSRSVVMTEKRLRRLIRTGILSVLLFAVFTVVSVHTLIHDYNRQQRLTNLESQVQWLSDQNSHLRHQVTLQRSEKKELLSNAVNHLYERSTQIESLLQQVGVEVAVEEDVPTQEGSGGPYIEVGSGNPDDALFYSGQLLELADQVPLGRPSEGYLSSSFGRRRDPFNGQIAFHSGIDIAHFTGTKVYATASGTVVSCGVVSGYGKMVKIKHNDRFTTLYGHLQKIYLKPGTKVARGDVIGTMGNTGRSTGPHLHYEIHDNGRVINPYALTFLR; this comes from the coding sequence ATGGAAGAACAGGTTCATCTTATTATCACCGGGGATAATCGCGATTCCCGCTCCGTTGTCATGACGGAAAAACGCTTACGTCGTTTGATTCGGACGGGGATTCTCTCCGTTCTTCTGTTTGCTGTTTTTACCGTCGTGTCTGTGCATACCCTGATTCACGATTATAACCGACAGCAGCGGCTCACCAATCTGGAAAGCCAGGTTCAATGGCTGTCCGATCAGAACAGTCATCTCCGGCACCAAGTTACTCTCCAACGCAGCGAAAAAAAAGAACTGCTCAGCAATGCGGTGAATCATCTTTATGAACGCAGCACGCAAATTGAATCGCTGTTGCAACAGGTTGGTGTTGAAGTCGCTGTTGAAGAGGATGTACCGACGCAGGAAGGGAGTGGTGGTCCCTATATTGAAGTGGGCAGTGGCAATCCGGATGATGCCTTGTTTTATTCCGGTCAGCTGCTTGAACTCGCGGATCAGGTGCCGTTAGGGCGACCCAGCGAAGGCTATCTCTCTTCGAGCTTTGGTCGGCGTCGTGATCCGTTTAATGGGCAAATCGCTTTTCATAGCGGCATTGATATCGCTCATTTCACCGGAACCAAGGTCTATGCCACCGCCAGCGGTACTGTGGTTAGTTGTGGTGTGGTTTCCGGTTACGGAAAAATGGTCAAGATCAAGCATAATGATCGTTTCACGACTCTTTATGGTCATCTGCAAAAAATTTATCTCAAACCCGGAACCAAAGTGGCTCGTGGCGATGTGATCGGCACCATGGGCAATACTGGCCGTTCCACCGGCCCACATCTTCATTACGAGATTCACGATAACGGTCGGGTGATTAATCCTTACGCGCTGACATTTCTTCGGTAA
- a CDS encoding DUF1493 family protein: MNVTDKVIEIILYHAGSTNGEISEDTLIEDGLGVTGDDAWELIEDFQNKFDVDMNSFEFSLHFGPEAGFHVAEEYGYYPVSLKHLVEVAEERKWKLPVRSEEHYLKYLKDKRKQRIIWLVFVVGAITLLISYEFSRGASGC; encoded by the coding sequence ATGAACGTTACGGATAAGGTTATCGAAATAATCTTGTACCACGCTGGTTCCACAAATGGCGAAATAAGTGAAGACACACTAATTGAAGATGGTCTAGGTGTTACTGGTGATGACGCATGGGAGTTAATTGAAGACTTCCAAAACAAATTTGATGTTGATATGAATTCATTCGAATTCTCACTACATTTTGGACCAGAAGCAGGTTTCCACGTAGCAGAAGAATATGGGTATTATCCAGTTTCATTAAAGCATTTAGTTGAAGTTGCAGAAGAACGCAAGTGGAAACTGCCTGTACGCAGTGAAGAGCACTACCTAAAATACCTGAAGGACAAAAGGAAACAACGAATAATATGGCTGGTATTTGTAGTTGGCGCCATTACGCTCTTAATCTCATACGAATTCAGTAGAGGGGCATCTGGTTGCTAA
- a CDS encoding class I SAM-dependent methyltransferase, giving the protein MTIDANKFDRLAKTVFAPVYPVIAEQILATTQVREGCCLDVGCGAGDLGFALLRQTDLSLGFVDASADMVKLVRNSIDSHQLQHRCHAVCSDVGHVEVAPDSVDLIVSRGSVFFWEQPDQCFRHLYQALKPGGWMYIGGGFGDQEILDRVIDEFKQRGEEDSFRARIERNLGSQSRQRLCDALNRADIQDYSIRHSDAVGLWVVVQKR; this is encoded by the coding sequence ATGACTATTGACGCCAATAAGTTTGATCGTCTGGCTAAGACCGTTTTTGCTCCAGTGTATCCGGTGATTGCCGAGCAAATTCTGGCGACGACACAGGTGCGCGAAGGCTGTTGTCTTGATGTTGGCTGTGGCGCTGGCGATCTGGGTTTTGCCCTTTTGCGCCAAACAGATCTTTCCCTTGGTTTCGTCGATGCCTCAGCCGATATGGTCAAATTGGTGCGCAACAGTATCGACTCTCACCAGTTACAGCATCGTTGTCATGCGGTTTGCAGCGATGTTGGCCATGTTGAGGTGGCACCGGACAGTGTGGATTTGATCGTCAGCCGCGGATCGGTTTTTTTCTGGGAGCAGCCGGATCAATGCTTCCGCCATCTTTATCAGGCGTTAAAACCGGGTGGCTGGATGTATATCGGAGGCGGTTTTGGCGATCAGGAGATTCTGGACCGGGTGATTGACGAGTTTAAACAGCGTGGCGAAGAAGACAGCTTTCGTGCCCGCATCGAGCGCAACCTGGGAAGCCAAAGTCGACAACGGCTGTGTGATGCGTTGAATCGCGCCGATATTCAAGATTATTCGATTCGGCACAGTGATGCGGTTGGCTTGTGGGTGGTTGTGCAAAAGAGGTGA
- a CDS encoding biopolymer transporter ExbD produces the protein MNNEFNADQEISQINMTPFVDIVLVLLIVFMATASFITQQALELNLPKAQTAATLSETDPHVTISIDPHGQLYVDDEAVTRSELVRHLDQANSEWPVLVRSDAGARYGLVVEVIDLCKRHGFFTFALESQDDDESRH, from the coding sequence ATGAATAACGAGTTCAATGCGGATCAGGAGATTTCTCAGATCAACATGACACCGTTTGTCGATATCGTACTGGTGCTGCTGATCGTATTTATGGCCACAGCCAGTTTTATCACCCAGCAGGCGCTGGAGTTGAATCTGCCCAAGGCACAGACGGCCGCCACCCTGTCGGAGACCGATCCCCATGTCACCATCAGCATTGATCCGCACGGTCAACTGTATGTCGATGATGAGGCGGTGACACGCTCAGAGCTGGTGCGCCATCTTGATCAGGCCAACAGTGAATGGCCGGTGCTGGTGCGCAGTGATGCCGGTGCCCGTTACGGCTTGGTGGTTGAAGTGATTGATCTGTGCAAGCGTCACGGTTTTTTTACCTTTGCCCTGGAGAGTCAGGACGATGATGAATCGCGCCATTAA
- a CDS encoding polymer-forming cytoskeletal protein, which yields MMFSSSSNKKETPEAITTIIGEGTEVTGDLVFKATMRIDGQFDGNLTGDHLIISASGKVVGDVSAKSCICHGQVTGNLSVDELQVKKGGNVDGTITTRDLSVESGAFLDGEVKLKKKELHVVEDKAKAAKDKGSAAK from the coding sequence ATGATGTTTTCGTCCTCATCGAACAAAAAAGAGACCCCTGAAGCGATCACCACGATTATTGGTGAAGGTACAGAAGTCACCGGCGATCTAGTTTTCAAAGCGACGATGCGCATCGACGGCCAGTTTGACGGCAATCTTACCGGTGACCATCTGATTATCAGCGCCAGTGGCAAAGTTGTCGGTGATGTCAGTGCCAAAAGCTGCATCTGCCACGGCCAAGTGACCGGCAATCTGTCTGTCGATGAATTACAGGTGAAAAAAGGCGGCAACGTTGACGGAACCATTACCACCCGGGATCTCTCTGTTGAGTCAGGCGCTTTTCTCGATGGCGAAGTGAAATTAAAGAAGAAAGAGCTGCATGTGGTGGAGGATAAGGCCAAGGCGGCCAAGGACAAAGGGAGCGCTGCCAAGTAA
- a CDS encoding MotA/TolQ/ExbB proton channel family protein — protein MTVSDSLLQLFLGGGDFVLYILLGLSVVTLGVIFERLYAFVLLRRRYAQLSKRDLLLFGQKRLTVLATLGNNAPFIGLFGTVLGVIKAFHDLHLQQGSGIKVVMGGISEALVATAMGLLVAIPAVIAYNAFSKTLQTWLLLRQNDE, from the coding sequence ATGACGGTCAGTGATTCGTTATTGCAGCTGTTTCTCGGCGGTGGCGATTTTGTTCTGTACATCCTGCTTGGGCTCAGCGTCGTGACACTGGGGGTGATTTTTGAACGCCTTTACGCCTTTGTCTTGTTGCGTCGTCGCTATGCCCAGTTGAGCAAGCGCGACCTGCTGTTGTTCGGGCAGAAGCGGCTGACCGTGCTCGCCACACTCGGCAACAACGCGCCGTTTATCGGTCTGTTCGGCACGGTGCTCGGTGTCATCAAAGCCTTCCACGATCTCCATTTGCAGCAGGGTTCCGGCATCAAGGTGGTGATGGGCGGTATCTCCGAGGCCCTGGTGGCGACGGCCATGGGATTACTGGTCGCCATCCCGGCGGTGATTGCCTACAACGCGTTTTCCAAAACCCTGCAAACCTGGTTGCTGTTGAGGCAGAACGATGAATAA
- a CDS encoding iron ABC transporter permease — MSRERLVFVGLVLVLLAAMQGSLLLGKYPVSLDDYRQFTHLLITGQFDAARQQFATLYSVLFEIRLPRIIAAVVIGASLSVAGSTFQAMFVNPLVSPGILGVLAGSSFGAALGMVLQLPWLGVQVAAFVFGAVAVATAVMISLIYRNSRSVIILILGGVISSALFTALLSVLKYSADPYDTLPAIVYWLMGSLSFSDKDTILLLAGPMLFSVVVLTLMAKYLNALSLGDEEAQSLGLNVRRIKAIAITLATLVSALCVVMAGVIGWIGLIIPHMARLLLGADNRKVLPASALIGALFLLVTDNLSRTLFVHEIPIGILTSLVGIPIFIIVLKNAREGFY; from the coding sequence TTGAGCCGTGAACGGCTGGTGTTTGTCGGCCTGGTGCTGGTGCTGCTGGCGGCAATGCAGGGTTCGCTGCTGTTGGGGAAATATCCGGTGTCGCTGGACGACTATCGTCAATTCACCCATTTGCTGATCACCGGTCAGTTCGATGCGGCACGTCAGCAGTTTGCCACCCTGTACAGTGTGCTGTTTGAAATCCGTCTGCCGCGCATTATCGCTGCCGTGGTGATTGGTGCCTCGCTGTCTGTAGCGGGCAGTACTTTTCAAGCCATGTTTGTTAATCCGCTGGTGTCGCCGGGTATTCTCGGTGTGCTGGCCGGGTCATCGTTTGGCGCGGCTCTGGGCATGGTGCTGCAGTTGCCGTGGCTCGGTGTGCAGGTGGCGGCGTTTGTGTTCGGGGCAGTAGCTGTGGCGACCGCCGTGATGATTTCACTGATCTACCGCAACAGCCGCAGTGTCATCATTCTCATTCTCGGCGGGGTGATCAGCAGCGCCTTGTTTACCGCGTTACTGTCCGTGCTCAAATACAGCGCCGACCCGTACGACACTCTGCCGGCCATTGTCTACTGGCTGATGGGCAGCCTGTCATTCAGCGACAAGGACACCATCCTGTTGCTGGCCGGGCCGATGCTGTTTTCCGTCGTCGTCCTCACGCTGATGGCCAAATATCTCAACGCCCTCAGTCTCGGCGATGAGGAGGCGCAGTCACTTGGGCTGAACGTGCGGCGCATTAAGGCGATAGCCATCACTTTGGCCACATTGGTCAGTGCGTTGTGTGTGGTGATGGCCGGAGTGATCGGTTGGATCGGCCTGATTATCCCCCATATGGCGCGGCTGCTGCTCGGTGCCGATAACCGCAAGGTGCTACCGGCCAGTGCCCTGATCGGTGCGCTGTTCCTGCTGGTGACGGATAACCTGTCGCGCACGCTGTTTGTCCATGAAATTCCCATTGGCATTCTAACCTCTCTGGTAGGCATCCCCATCTTTATCATCGTGCTGAAAAATGCCCGGGAAGGATTTTATTGA
- a CDS encoding ABC transporter substrate-binding protein, with amino-acid sequence MTDKATTPPAGTRLVTDMAGRKVIVNERVEKVFGYNPMITSLMYALAPEKIAGHNFPPSPMEQQVAPQSYLELPVLGVLGALFGGGKQTLNTEAIRQAKPDVILSMTLSKIDEPEVQMADNLQKELGIPVLIYDGALERSAEVIRRVGLVIGAADRAEALADYFDKKLDIIQSTVAAIPKSARQSVYYAQTPSGLHTEPRGARHAEVIDLAGGINCAETYELRGCGRTPISADDLLRWDPEVILVMSDEGKSEERLLTRMSDDPFWSCLKAVQNGTYYEPPGLLYSWFDRPPSINRLMGLIWLTAVLYPEKFNWDVAEEVRSFYRLFYRMELSDEKIAEILVNPLGVRHKKTA; translated from the coding sequence ATGACGGATAAAGCAACAACACCACCAGCCGGAACGCGGCTGGTCACCGATATGGCCGGACGAAAAGTGATTGTCAACGAACGGGTGGAAAAGGTCTTCGGCTACAACCCGATGATTACCTCGCTGATGTATGCGCTGGCTCCGGAGAAAATTGCGGGTCACAACTTTCCCCCGTCACCGATGGAGCAGCAGGTTGCTCCGCAGTCTTATCTGGAACTGCCGGTGCTCGGTGTGCTGGGTGCGCTGTTCGGTGGTGGCAAACAGACCCTGAATACCGAAGCCATTCGCCAGGCTAAACCGGATGTGATCCTGTCGATGACGCTGTCGAAAATCGATGAACCGGAAGTACAGATGGCCGACAACCTGCAAAAGGAACTGGGCATACCGGTGTTGATCTACGACGGTGCTCTGGAGCGCAGTGCCGAAGTGATTCGGCGCGTTGGCCTAGTGATTGGCGCTGCTGATCGCGCTGAGGCTTTGGCCGATTATTTTGACAAAAAGTTGGACATAATTCAGAGCACGGTGGCGGCGATTCCCAAGTCGGCGCGTCAGAGCGTGTATTACGCACAAACACCATCCGGTTTGCATACCGAGCCACGTGGAGCACGTCATGCTGAGGTGATCGATCTTGCCGGTGGCATCAACTGCGCGGAAACCTATGAATTACGCGGTTGCGGACGCACGCCGATCAGCGCTGACGACCTGCTGCGCTGGGATCCGGAAGTGATTCTGGTGATGTCAGACGAAGGCAAATCCGAGGAGCGGTTGTTGACCCGTATGAGCGATGATCCGTTCTGGTCTTGTCTCAAAGCGGTGCAGAACGGTACCTATTACGAACCCCCGGGATTATTGTACAGCTGGTTTGACCGACCGCCCTCCATTAATCGTCTGATGGGATTGATCTGGCTGACTGCAGTGCTCTATCCCGAAAAATTCAACTGGGATGTCGCTGAGGAGGTTCGCTCATTTTATCGCCTGTTTTACCGTATGGAACTCAGTGATGAAAAGATTGCTGAAATCCTCGTCAACCCGCTGGGTGTGCGTCACAAAAAAACGGCTTGA
- a CDS encoding radical SAM protein: protein MSEFICPVCEHRCRLTEGESGRCQLYKVCDGQLVERQPDHYLVACPISIETMPMLHFQPGAKFLQLTTTGCNFDCPGCISTVLVKEMKSDSAALENLSPQMVIDRALDHNCEGIVFLMNDPLAAFPSFLSVARLAFQSGLSVGCSSNGYFSTAALEQLLPYLDFINFGMKGFSDAAYQACGGATLAPVLRNIERVYRAGKHIEVSCVYQRSNRDDVVALARWLAELDMTIPLQMMRFLPFESATLDEEPSIHEAEILCAELQQQLNHVYLFNSPGSSYLHSHCVECGSELVCRDFYGPMGAKLLAEKSPALTLGACPGCNCALPFTGDVATSFYQEGDFQGGYPLTRALEMVEAMLIAMGVVRQQDVARAWEDLLQGDGLQVLHQQIQDPRNYLGALRYFGRRAGRPFAAAQLADYLEHWLDDLDVLMAGVLEKPRVYYAMGKPLFALGPGRLENRLVELAGGESLNRQLSPGGRPGHRLSVETLNQLNPQVIVMSAFMSCSVDEVLHECKTLGIDVEAVRTGRIIVHPAPGWDFGSPRWILGLLNMATLFHPERFQIDVIEEAQRFYHRFYAVDFIAERVNRSFAKPSSDWHWRDHKETPECSLPFLPVIRQFDGC, encoded by the coding sequence ATGTCTGAATTTATCTGTCCGGTCTGTGAGCATCGCTGCCGATTGACTGAAGGAGAAAGCGGGCGTTGCCAGCTCTATAAAGTTTGTGACGGTCAACTGGTTGAACGCCAGCCCGATCATTATCTGGTCGCTTGTCCGATCTCCATTGAAACCATGCCTATGCTGCATTTTCAGCCTGGGGCCAAGTTTCTGCAATTAACCACGACCGGGTGTAATTTTGATTGCCCCGGCTGTATCTCCACGGTTTTGGTCAAGGAGATGAAAAGCGACAGTGCCGCTCTGGAAAATCTGTCCCCACAAATGGTGATTGATCGGGCATTGGATCACAACTGTGAAGGGATCGTCTTTTTGATGAATGATCCCTTGGCGGCGTTTCCCAGTTTTCTCTCCGTTGCCCGATTGGCGTTTCAAAGTGGTCTGAGTGTCGGTTGTTCCAGCAATGGTTATTTCAGCACAGCGGCTCTGGAGCAACTGTTACCGTATCTTGATTTTATCAATTTCGGCATGAAAGGCTTCAGCGACGCCGCCTATCAGGCGTGTGGCGGCGCGACATTGGCACCGGTGCTGCGTAACATCGAGCGGGTATACCGGGCAGGCAAACATATTGAAGTCTCCTGTGTCTATCAGCGATCGAATCGTGATGACGTGGTCGCATTGGCGCGTTGGTTAGCTGAGCTCGATATGACGATCCCTCTTCAGATGATGCGTTTTCTCCCTTTTGAAAGTGCGACGCTTGATGAGGAACCGTCGATTCACGAGGCGGAAATACTCTGCGCAGAGCTGCAACAGCAGCTAAACCATGTCTACCTGTTTAATTCCCCCGGCAGCAGCTACCTGCACAGCCATTGCGTGGAATGTGGTAGCGAACTGGTGTGCCGCGATTTCTACGGTCCCATGGGGGCGAAGCTGTTGGCGGAAAAGAGTCCGGCCCTGACGCTTGGCGCATGTCCCGGCTGTAACTGTGCATTACCGTTTACCGGCGATGTGGCCACAAGCTTTTATCAGGAAGGAGATTTTCAGGGCGGCTATCCGTTAACCCGGGCCCTGGAAATGGTCGAGGCTATGTTGATTGCCATGGGTGTGGTGCGTCAGCAGGATGTGGCACGGGCCTGGGAAGACCTGCTGCAGGGTGATGGATTACAGGTCCTGCATCAACAGATTCAGGACCCGCGCAATTATCTGGGCGCTCTACGCTATTTCGGTCGTCGGGCCGGACGACCGTTTGCTGCCGCGCAATTGGCCGATTATCTTGAACATTGGTTGGATGACCTTGATGTGTTGATGGCCGGTGTCCTGGAGAAACCAAGGGTTTACTATGCCATGGGCAAGCCGTTGTTTGCCCTCGGGCCCGGTCGTCTGGAGAACCGGCTGGTGGAACTGGCTGGCGGTGAGAGCCTGAATCGGCAACTCTCTCCCGGCGGTCGTCCCGGTCATCGTCTCAGCGTCGAAACACTCAATCAGCTCAATCCACAGGTGATTGTCATGTCGGCTTTTATGAGCTGCTCGGTCGATGAGGTGTTGCACGAGTGTAAAACTCTGGGCATCGATGTTGAAGCGGTACGAACGGGACGGATTATCGTCCATCCGGCTCCGGGCTGGGATTTTGGCAGTCCTCGCTGGATTCTCGGTTTGCTTAACATGGCAACGCTTTTCCATCCGGAACGCTTTCAGATTGATGTGATTGAAGAGGCACAACGCTTTTATCACCGTTTTTACGCCGTTGATTTTATTGCGGAACGGGTCAACCGCTCTTTTGCCAAACCCTCTTCGGATTGGCACTGGCGTGACCACAAAGAGACACCGGAATGTTCTCTGCCGTTTTTACCGGTTATCAGGCAGTTTGACGGTTGCTGA